Below is a genomic region from Paramagnetospirillum magnetotacticum MS-1.
TTACTTTCGGAGGGCAGCGCTCTATCCAGCTGAGCTACGGCTGCGCGGGTCTCGGGTTAACGAGAGGCGAGGGTTATAGCGCAAGGCGGCAGCGGTGGGAAGGGGGAAGCTGTGTGGATACCGACTCTGCTTCCCCCACTTCCCCTCCAGCACGAGTTTGCCGAACGAGTGGCAGAGGTTGAAGGCATTGCCACCTTGAACGATAAGGCGGTGGTAGCGGCGGAACAGTTGGCTCAATCGCTTATGTCCCAGGTGTTCGGGAAAGCGTAATGGCTGCAGGTCCGGATTTTACCGCCCCGCCTTCTTTGCGGCAGCTTCAATCCAGTTACCCATCTTGTTGTAGCCGTCATCGTTGACCCAGTCATAGGTGGGATAGGTCACCACATTGCCCTGGGCATCTTTGAACGTCCAATTGCTGAAGGGATTTGCCCCTTTTGTGTCGGTCTTGCTGCTGGAATCCTTCAGATTGTGAATGTAGATTCCCAGCAAGCCATTCCCTTTCTTATGGCTTTGAGTGATTTCGTACCCAACATATTCTCGAGTCGAAGTCTCAGAACCAATTAGTACGACGGTGACCGATGTGCCTTTCAGTTGGTCATCGATCCATGTCTTGATGGCTGCCTCACCTTTTCTCTTGACCTCTTCCCATGCCGCCGAATCCCAAAATCCTGCGGCGGCTCTATCTTGCGTGACCCAGCTATTCCGAACCTGCCCTGCCCGCCACACATCACGCTCGAAGTGAAAACTAAAAAAGGTATGCCGTGCCATTTTTAATCACTCCTATGATTTGATCAGAGCCAACATCGCTACAACGATCGTGATAAGAACGGCACCATGGAATGCCAACAGCGTTCTCGAGAAAACCGCACTTATCCATGGTGGAGTGCTGTTGTGAACAACAAGTGTGTTCATTGAATAATCAATATCGTCAGGGTTTAGAACCCGCACCCTGTCGTAAAGAGATCTAAAAAGTCGCTCTTGCCAGAGAAAATATCCATCGAGCATCCAAAAAATAAGCGTTGGAAAATACGCAATATATATAAAAACAGGCTTTGACTCTTTCGCCCCAAGGGCGACAAGACCAGAGACAAGTATGACGGACCAGCCTTTTAATAAAAACGAATTATTTGAAAGACGATTTACCACCCCCTGAATCATATTCAAGTGAGTATGTTTAGCGTCCATTGCTTTGTCCCCCATACCCACAAATCCCCCGAATTATGTGCCACAAAGCTTGACCGACTGACGAGTCGGTATTCTACCAAAAGAGGATGGACTCTCAATGAGTCATTCAATCGGGGACCAACCATCGACCACCACGGTCCAGATCACCGTCCTGAACCTTGCCCCGATGCGAGGTAGCGGAAACCTTCTGGCATTGGCTGACGTCGAGGTGTTGCTCGATGGCGTCTCCATCATTCTTCATGGTGTCCAGGTTTTTGCCACGGATCAACGCACCGAGGTCAGATTGCCCAAGTACCGTGCCCCAGATGGGAACTGGATGGCGGCGATCACCTTGCCAGACGAGGTGAAGGGTCCAATGGGTGATGCCGTGATAGCCGCTGGCATCGAAGCTGGAGTATTGCGGGAGACCGCTCCAATTCCTGGGCGAATCGAAGGGCGCAGTGCTTCGCTGATGAATCATGGCTCATTCCGACATGGTATAGCATCGGGGTAAGCACTCAATGATAGAGATTTTATTATTTGTGACTGAATAATACATTCATAAGAGATGGCTGTTTTAGGGATGGCGATCGTGCCACCGGCAGAGTTGAGAGTCGCAACTTTTGTCGAGGGTTTGGTCGACAAACATAAACCGGTATTATCACTTCCTTGATAAATAGATCACAAACCTATTTGAGAAGGAGGAGTGCTATGACGAATATTACTTTTAACAATGTTACAAACAGATTGAAGGCTGCTGGCAAAATTAAATCAGAAGCCGATATGGGGAACCTACTGGGGAAAGGTCAATCCTACGTATCATCAAGAAAGTCCAAGAATCGACCACCATCACTTGACGCGTTGACCCATTTAGCTTTCAATCTGGAGCAGGACATCCAAGAATTTCAGGATGAAGCCCGTGAGGGATTGGCATCGGCGGAAGAATGGGAATCTGCCAGCATCTTGTGGGATCTCCAGAACGAGGTGTTCGCCGTTATCAGGGAAACGGTGCAACGGGACCGTCCCGAGATATTTGACCGTCATCCCGAATTGAAGCGGATGACCTCTTGGATCAAGGACTGATCGGATTCCAGCAAGATTCCCGGGAATCTTCCCAGTGGTGTCCAGTAATCAAAAATCCCTAACGAAACTCCTCTAGATAGTAGTTTCGTCTGGGATTTTTCGGGGCACCAAGGGGCAATCACCTGCAAAAATATCTGCAATACCAGATGGTTAGCATGGACATGAGGCAGAAACCCACCAGGGAAGCCGACCAATGGCTCGTTCGATCTGGCTGGTGGGATTGGGCATTCCTTCCAGAGAAGCCCCGTATGGGCTTGAAAATGGCTTTCCCCACCATCGAGGGCAAATTCATCCCTTGTCCGATTTGGACATGAGGACGGCAAGGTCGCTCTGGGTCTTGATCATCTTGGTCCGTTGCCCATTGATCTGCTCCCGCTTCTTTGCCAATGCAGCCTGCTGTTTCATACGTTTTGCTTGATCAGCTTTGGCATCTGCCTGCTTGGTTAAATTACCAGATAGGGTGTTGGCGGATTGGTTTTCTGTAATCGTCATAAATTCGTGATATCTCATCTGTATGCCTCCGTAAAATGGTTCAACAGTATTTATGTTTGATATGTCGAATAGAGCTGGACTGATATTTTTGATCGCGTTACTGGTCGCTTCAGGGCAATATTACTGGAGATGACCATGTCCCTTTCCGAATTGAAGTTCAGCACCGATAAGCGTCCCACTCCTGCTTTTCGTGCCAATCCCACCGAGAAGGCTCGGAGTGCCGTTCTTGCCAGCATTGCCGTTCAACGCACCCTGTTGAATTCGGAACGCACTGGCACCGCCCACAGCATCACCAAGACGGTCAAGACCGTTGATACCGATGGCAATGTCATCACCAACACGGTGCAGCGGAAGCCCCGCAAATGGTGGTTCACGAATCCGCAGGGCGTGTTCCTGATCGAGGTTCTGTTTGGTGGTCAGCCCATCGCCATCAACGGCAAGCAGACTGCCATTGAAGCTGGAGACCTTGATGGGGTGGAGAAGGTGCTGACCATCATCGCCACCGCCGTTGGTGCTGGCGAGTTGGACAAGGTTCTGGCTGATGCCAAATCCAAGCGGAAGGCTGGTCGCCCCAAGAAGGCGTCCTGATGTTTCCCACGATTCCCACCTTCCCCTTTTGAATAATTGGGTGAAGGTGGGAGGAGGAGTTCCAATGAGCCGCCAAATTTCAATCCATACCGCATACGACGGCACCATCACCTTCAAGGATGCCATCAATGGCAAGGCGATTGGCTATGCTGGCTGGGCGGGCTTCATTGCCAGCATCATCCATACGCAGGGTTGGCGGGCATATGGTTCGCCATCCCAAGAAGGGGGCTACTTCATTGCCCTTCAGCATCCCCATATTCCCGAAGACCTTCCCATCGACCCAGGCTTTCATGGATGGCATAGACTTCAACTGGACGACCTGCTGGATTTTGCAGGTGATGATGGGCTGGTGATTTAGACGGGTTCAGCGACCCAACGGGACTGCCGCCAGTTCAACTTCTCCACCAGCACCAAATTGGGTCTGCATCACGGCGAAGGCGTATCGTTCCCCATCGGTAGGACGCCTCGCAGTCAATTTGGCAACTTCATCGGGAGTCGGGTCACGATAGCCAGCCTGCCCATTCAACGGCATCGCCAGGAAGCCAGAAGCGTTTTTGACCGCTGAACGGAAGTCACCCGCCCGAACCATACAGAAGGGCTTATGGTTATAATCCACGGCAAACAGCACACGAACAGCCATTGGTTCCTCCTCTCAAATTCAATGGGCTAATGTTCACCATTTGTTCTAATCGGGTCAAGTGGAAAGAATCTGGTGATGACGCTATCTAATCGTCGGATTGTTCGCTGGTAGTGCGTCTAAAACAGGGGTATAATTTGGCATTAAACGCGTATCAATACACAAGCGATACACACGAACAACCGACCATGAAATTATTTAACAATTACAATGACATAGTTGGCGTTACAACCCCTCCGAAGGCAGAGGTCGTAGGTTCGAATCCTACCGGTTGCGCCAAATTTTCCGCTTTGAATTGATGCGCAAAATTCCAGTCCCCGGATCGCGCCCGGTCCGGCGGGGTGGGTTTCTTGCTGCGATTTGGCTGGGCAAGGCACGGAGATTGACCGGGCCGCGTGGCTGGTTCACCATTCACGGCCTTATGCCGTTCAGAAGGAATGGCCTATGCCGGGAGATGCGGCCGAGATGATCGAAGAGAACTTCGCCGATGTGCTGGACGGCATCGCCATATCCAACGGAATCGTCCGCATGTCCCTGGCCAAGGCCGATCCCGATGTGCAGGGCAAGACCATTCCCGTTTGCCGGGTGGTGATGCCGGTTCGTGGATTTCTCGACGCCTATGAGACCCTGCTGGAACATGCCAAGGGGCTGGCCGAGGCTCCGGTGGTGGTGACGGCGGCCCCGGTGGCGCCGCGTTCGCCCAATTTCGGCTGAGATTTCCCATGACCGAAGGCCTCGCCCAGCCCATGACCGTGGTGGAGTGCTTCTCCCTGCTGGCCCGCCATCACGGCATCGAGGTCACCACCGAAAGCCTGGTGCACGAATACGTCCTGGACGGCACCAGCGTCTCCCACGCCCAACTGGTCTCCATGGCCAATGCCAATGGTCTGAAGGCGAAGGTCTCGTCGCTGTCATGGGGGGATCTGGCCAAGCTGGGTCAGGCCTTTCCCGTCCTGGGGCTGTTGAAGAACGGCAATGGCGTCATCTTTTCCGGCATGCGCGAGGAGAACGGCGTGCTGGAACTGGCGGTGATCGATCCGCTGGCCGACCGGCCGGGCTTTATCTTTCTCACCCGTGACAAGCTGGCCGAGGCCTGGGACGGCCATGTGCTGCTCTTGAAGCGCCGCCATTCCCTGTCCGATCCCGACCAGCCTTTCGGCCTTGCCTGGTTCGTGCCCGAGATCTTGAAGCAATCGCGGACCTTCGGCCATGTGGCCTTGGCCGCCATCTTCCTGCATCTGATCGGGCTGACCACGCCCTTCTTCTTTCAGATCGTCATCGACAAGGTGCTGGTCCATCACAGCCTGTCGACCCTTTACGTTCTGACCGTGGGCGTCTTGGTGGCCATCGGATTCGAAGCCGCTCTGGGTTTCTTGCGCAATTACATGCTGCTGTGGGCCACCAACAAGATCGATGCGCGGCTGGCGGCCCGGACCTTCGACCATCTGATGCGCCTGCCCATGCACTTCTTCGAGCAAAGCTCGGCTGGCGTGCTGGTCAAGCACATGCAACAGACCGAAAGCATCCGCGAATTCATGACCGGCAAGCTGTTCATGACCGCGCTGGATTCCACCGCCCTGCTGCTGTTCATCCCCATTCTGCTGTTCTACAGCGTGCCCATGGCGCTGATCGTACTGACCCTGTCGGGGCTGGTGGCGGCCATCATCTTCCTGGTGATGCCCATCTTCCGCCGCAACCTGGAAATGCTTTATCAGGCGGAAGGGTCGCGTCAGGCCATGCTGGTGGAGACCATCCACGGCATGCGCACCGTGAAGGCCCTGGCCATCGAGCCCGACCGCCGCAAGCAATGGAACGACCGCACCGCCCAGGCCATCACGCGCCACTTCGCCGTGGGCCGTATCTCGGTGGGCACCAATGCGGTGGTGGCGGGGCTGGACAAGCTGTCCTCGGTGGCGGTGGTGTTCTTCGGCGCCCTGTTCGTGTTCGACGGCAAGCTGAGCGTGGGCGAAGTGGTGGCCATCCAGATGATGGCGGGCCGGGTCAGCGGGCCGCTGGTGCAACTGGTCCAGGTGGTCAACCAGTTCCAGCAGACCTCGCTGTCCATCCGCATGCTGGGCGAGGTGATGAACCGCAAGACGGAGCGTTCGGGCGGCACCGCCTCCTTGCATCCCCAATTGACCGGCGATATCCGCTTCGAGGATGTGACCTACCACTATCCCGGCGCCGCCACCCCGGCCCTGGCCCATGTGGAGGTGGAGATCCGCAAGGGCTCCATGGTGGGCGTGGTGGGACGCTCCGGCTCGGGCAAGACCACCTTCACCCGGCTGCTGCAGGGGCTGTATCTGCCCCAGGCGGGCATGATCCGCTTCGACGGCTTTGATATCCGCGAGTTGGACCTGGCCCATCTGCGCCGCTCCATCGGCGTGGTGGTGCAGGAAAGCTTCCTGTTTCGGGGCTCGGTACGCGAGAACATCGCCGTGTCCAAGCCCGGCG
It encodes:
- a CDS encoding TIR domain-containing protein, encoding MARHTFFSFHFERDVWRAGQVRNSWVTQDRAAAGFWDSAAWEEVKRKGEAAIKTWIDDQLKGTSVTVVLIGSETSTREYVGYEITQSHKKGNGLLGIYIHNLKDSSSKTDTKGANPFSNWTFKDAQGNVVTYPTYDWVNDDGYNKMGNWIEAAAKKAGR
- a CDS encoding DUF6626 family protein, whose amino-acid sequence is MTNITFNNVTNRLKAAGKIKSEADMGNLLGKGQSYVSSRKSKNRPPSLDALTHLAFNLEQDIQEFQDEAREGLASAEEWESASILWDLQNEVFAVIRETVQRDRPEIFDRHPELKRMTSWIKD
- a CDS encoding DUF6641 family protein, with amino-acid sequence MSLSELKFSTDKRPTPAFRANPTEKARSAVLASIAVQRTLLNSERTGTAHSITKTVKTVDTDGNVITNTVQRKPRKWWFTNPQGVFLIEVLFGGQPIAINGKQTAIEAGDLDGVEKVLTIIATAVGAGELDKVLADAKSKRKAGRPKKAS
- a CDS encoding peptidase domain-containing ABC transporter; protein product: MTEGLAQPMTVVECFSLLARHHGIEVTTESLVHEYVLDGTSVSHAQLVSMANANGLKAKVSSLSWGDLAKLGQAFPVLGLLKNGNGVIFSGMREENGVLELAVIDPLADRPGFIFLTRDKLAEAWDGHVLLLKRRHSLSDPDQPFGLAWFVPEILKQSRTFGHVALAAIFLHLIGLTTPFFFQIVIDKVLVHHSLSTLYVLTVGVLVAIGFEAALGFLRNYMLLWATNKIDARLAARTFDHLMRLPMHFFEQSSAGVLVKHMQQTESIREFMTGKLFMTALDSTALLLFIPILLFYSVPMALIVLTLSGLVAAIIFLVMPIFRRNLEMLYQAEGSRQAMLVETIHGMRTVKALAIEPDRRKQWNDRTAQAITRHFAVGRISVGTNAVVAGLDKLSSVAVVFFGALFVFDGKLSVGEVVAIQMMAGRVSGPLVQLVQVVNQFQQTSLSIRMLGEVMNRKTERSGGTASLHPQLTGDIRFEDVTYHYPGAATPALAHVEVEIRKGSMVGVVGRSGSGKTTFTRLLQGLYLPQAGMIRFDGFDIRELDLAHLRRSIGVVVQESFLFRGSVRENIAVSKPGAPFEHIVEAARLAGADEFIKRLPQGYDTMLEENGANLSGGQKQRLSIARALLPQPRIMIFDEATSALDPESEAIVQENLDRIAEGRTMVIVSHRLSSLTRSDVILVFDQGRVVDAGSHAELLTRCEMYQTLWRQQTRFMAEPAS